In one Deltaproteobacteria bacterium genomic region, the following are encoded:
- a CDS encoding S41 family peptidase produces the protein MCDRRVENISGSAPGDNHRSRFSSKGRFCFRKLLLLLLLLLLPVSSLAENLTCNRLSMLMEGFLANHYAMKNMTGEIRTHAVDQMIKSLDPSKTLLYESDLERWRPVLQDWFVSMKAGDCATLQQVYNVLVERVRENEAIVKKILGPDYRIDETVELNINVDKRPYVKTEVEKQELLRKVVQFQIENALLAGVDLAEAKKQQIHKYELQTMRVVEHNPEKLITSAAKAFALALDPHSSYLSPENMEDFRILMQLSLEGIGASLSNENGFTIIEELIPGGGAERSGLLKPKDKIIAVAQEGEKPVNVIDMDLRDIIKMIRGKKGTQVTLTILRQAERTYRFDITIMRDKVDIKEQEAKIYYETRTVGSRQYLFGVIDLPSFYGDERGNKSCYEDVKKLLAEARRKHVDGIMLDLSRNGGGLLKEAVRLAGLFLGKGGIVATKDSNEQVTILANGSAASGTEGDKRNMITFPAEDPHELYTGPLVVLTSRLSASASEIVAGALKDYHRAVIVGSDHTFGKGSVQVLMPLPWDLGGMTVTTEMYFLPGGNSTQKMGVEANVKLPIWFILEDIGEMALDYPLPAQAITPFLGIQGNTAPLWKTVEQPMLAELAARSKARVTKDAKFAEIIKNNKEAVGKKGVIRLADLRKEMEKESGGKKKETLPEVKQKARNQYAPFVNESINVLLDMVTLGSTLPVPPALHAETGMSGR, from the coding sequence ATGTGCGATAGAAGAGTCGAAAACATCTCAGGAAGCGCCCCTGGAGACAATCACCGTAGCCGCTTCAGCAGCAAGGGAAGGTTCTGTTTCCGGAAGCTGCTGCTTCTGTTGTTGCTCCTGCTGTTACCCGTTTCCTCACTGGCCGAAAACCTTACCTGCAACCGCCTGTCCATGCTGATGGAAGGGTTCCTAGCCAACCACTACGCGATGAAGAATATGACCGGGGAGATCAGGACTCACGCTGTCGACCAAATGATCAAGAGTCTTGATCCCTCTAAAACGCTGCTATATGAGTCCGATTTGGAAAGGTGGAGGCCAGTTCTGCAAGACTGGTTTGTAAGCATGAAAGCGGGCGACTGTGCAACGCTGCAGCAGGTTTACAACGTGCTCGTCGAGCGGGTTCGTGAGAACGAGGCCATTGTCAAAAAGATTCTGGGGCCAGACTACCGAATCGACGAGACGGTGGAGCTGAACATCAACGTAGACAAGCGCCCCTATGTAAAGACGGAGGTGGAAAAGCAGGAGCTCCTGAGAAAGGTCGTGCAATTCCAGATCGAAAACGCCCTGCTGGCAGGTGTCGATTTGGCGGAAGCTAAAAAGCAGCAGATTCACAAGTATGAGCTACAGACGATGCGGGTGGTCGAGCATAATCCCGAAAAGCTCATTACGAGCGCAGCCAAGGCCTTTGCCCTGGCTCTGGACCCCCACAGTTCCTACCTGTCCCCGGAAAACATGGAGGACTTCCGCATTCTGATGCAACTGTCCCTCGAGGGAATCGGCGCCTCTCTCAGTAATGAAAACGGGTTCACCATCATCGAGGAGTTGATTCCCGGGGGAGGCGCAGAACGCTCGGGCCTGCTGAAGCCGAAGGACAAGATCATCGCCGTGGCCCAAGAAGGGGAAAAGCCCGTTAATGTCATCGACATGGACCTGCGCGACATTATCAAGATGATCCGCGGCAAGAAAGGCACGCAGGTAACCCTGACAATTCTGCGGCAGGCGGAACGCACGTACCGCTTCGACATCACTATCATGCGCGACAAGGTCGACATCAAGGAGCAGGAGGCCAAGATCTACTACGAGACAAGGACAGTAGGCAGCAGGCAGTACCTCTTCGGTGTGATAGATCTTCCTTCCTTCTATGGTGACGAGAGGGGGAATAAGTCCTGTTATGAAGACGTGAAAAAACTTCTCGCGGAGGCCAGGCGTAAGCATGTCGATGGAATCATGCTGGACCTGTCACGCAACGGGGGAGGCCTGCTCAAGGAGGCGGTGCGCCTTGCCGGCCTTTTTCTTGGCAAGGGCGGAATCGTGGCGACCAAGGACAGCAACGAGCAGGTGACTATTCTTGCCAATGGTTCAGCCGCATCGGGGACGGAAGGCGACAAGCGCAATATGATTACATTCCCCGCGGAAGACCCCCACGAGCTCTACACGGGTCCTCTTGTCGTACTGACGAGCCGCCTGAGCGCATCAGCCAGCGAGATCGTGGCGGGTGCTCTCAAAGACTACCATCGTGCTGTGATCGTCGGGTCGGACCATACCTTCGGCAAGGGGTCCGTGCAGGTGCTGATGCCCCTGCCCTGGGATCTGGGCGGCATGACAGTCACCACGGAGATGTATTTCCTGCCCGGCGGCAATTCCACACAGAAGATGGGCGTCGAAGCGAATGTAAAGCTGCCTATCTGGTTCATTCTCGAAGATATTGGTGAAATGGCGCTGGATTACCCGCTTCCGGCCCAGGCAATCACGCCCTTCCTCGGCATCCAGGGAAACACCGCGCCGCTCTGGAAAACTGTGGAGCAGCCCATGCTCGCGGAGCTGGCAGCAAGGTCCAAGGCCCGGGTCACCAAAGACGCGAAGTTCGCCGAGATCATCAAGAACAACAAAGAGGCCGTCGGCAAGAAGGGTGTTATCCGGCTTGCCGACTTACGCAAGGAGATGGAGAAGGAAAGCGGCGGCAAGAAGAAGGAGACGCTTCCTGAGGTTAAGCAGAAAGCCCGAAACCAGTATGCTCCTTTCGTGAACGAGAGCATCAATGTTTTACTCGATATGGTGACGCTGGGGTCAACCCTGCCTGTGCCGCCGGCGCTTCATGCCGAGACGGGTATGTCCGGACGTTGA